A single region of the Paraburkholderia sprentiae WSM5005 genome encodes:
- a CDS encoding twin transmembrane helix small protein: protein MHIIVPIAFALIIASMVSALYFMMHDKGKTKRMVWSLATRVGLSISLFLFILFAHWMGWIQSTGIPYGR, encoded by the coding sequence ATGCACATTATCGTTCCCATCGCCTTTGCTCTGATCATCGCCAGCATGGTGTCGGCGCTGTATTTCATGATGCACGACAAAGGCAAGACCAAGCGGATGGTCTGGTCGCTCGCCACGCGGGTGGGCCTGTCGATCTCGCTGTTCCTGTTCATCCTGTTCGCACACTGGATGGGCTGGATTCAGTCGACCGGGATTCCGTACGGGCGCTGA
- a CDS encoding SURF1 family protein, with translation MKFRLIPALLILLVVVVTVRLGFWQRDRAHQKEALEARITQFENAPALPVSAAPLALKDVEFHRVKARGSFVADKVVYLDNRPYNDQPGFYVVMPFKLVDGGYVLVNRGWLPRNLSSRETIAPYATPSGEVEIEGIARADASRAFELGEGGSAAHRLIRQNLSVGAYAAETGLPLQSFVIQQTGDDHDGLVRDWPVPTSGVERNYGYMLQWWGMAAAALAFGLYAARRAGKKEHAPGA, from the coding sequence ATGAAGTTTCGCCTGATTCCCGCGCTGCTGATCCTGCTAGTCGTCGTCGTGACGGTGCGGCTCGGCTTCTGGCAGCGCGATCGCGCGCATCAGAAGGAAGCGCTCGAGGCGCGCATCACGCAATTCGAAAACGCGCCCGCGCTGCCGGTCAGCGCGGCGCCGCTTGCGCTGAAAGACGTCGAGTTTCATCGCGTGAAGGCGCGCGGCAGTTTCGTCGCGGACAAGGTCGTATACCTCGATAATCGTCCGTATAACGATCAGCCGGGCTTTTACGTCGTGATGCCTTTTAAGCTCGTCGACGGCGGCTACGTGCTCGTCAATCGTGGTTGGCTGCCGCGCAACCTCAGCAGTCGCGAGACCATCGCGCCGTATGCGACGCCGTCGGGCGAGGTCGAGATCGAAGGGATTGCGCGCGCCGACGCGTCGCGCGCGTTCGAACTCGGAGAGGGCGGCTCGGCCGCGCATCGTCTGATCCGGCAGAACCTCAGTGTCGGCGCGTACGCCGCGGAAACCGGGCTGCCGCTGCAATCGTTCGTGATCCAGCAAACCGGCGACGACCACGACGGTCTGGTGCGCGACTGGCCCGTGCCGACCAGCGGCGTCGAGCGCAACTACGGCTACATGCTGCAATGGTGGGGCATGGCCGCCGCCGCGCTCGCCTTCGGTCTCTATGCGGCGCGCCGCGCGGGCAAGAAAGAACACGCGCCCGGCGCGTGA
- a CDS encoding SCO family protein, protein MSIRTPRSPEVGKPTGKSAAAKAMPGQPNGPGSWRRGRWVLLLLAVICAAPIAISYFMYYVVKPTGASTNYGALIEPQRPIPDSLVVTRVDGKPLKLASLHGRWLMISVDDSACDKACVTKLYFMRQIRAAQGPERDRLVEVWLRTDAGKVADVIQTAYPNTNMLIADPAQLVGWLPADTGTRITDHIYLVDPNGNLMMRFPKDVNPSKIKGDVTKLLKWSTIG, encoded by the coding sequence GTGTCGATTCGAACTCCCCGTTCGCCGGAAGTTGGCAAACCCACCGGCAAATCCGCCGCGGCCAAAGCGATGCCCGGCCAACCAAACGGCCCCGGTTCGTGGCGGCGCGGCCGCTGGGTGCTACTGCTGCTCGCGGTGATCTGCGCCGCGCCGATCGCGATCTCGTACTTCATGTACTACGTCGTCAAGCCGACCGGCGCCAGCACGAACTACGGCGCGCTGATCGAGCCGCAACGGCCGATCCCCGACTCGCTCGTGGTCACGCGCGTTGACGGCAAGCCGCTGAAGCTCGCCTCGCTGCACGGCCGCTGGCTGATGATCTCGGTCGACGACAGCGCGTGCGACAAAGCCTGCGTGACGAAGCTCTACTTCATGCGACAAATTCGCGCAGCTCAGGGCCCGGAACGCGACCGTCTCGTGGAAGTGTGGCTGCGCACCGATGCAGGCAAGGTCGCCGACGTGATACAAACCGCCTACCCCAACACCAACATGCTGATCGCCGATCCGGCGCAACTCGTCGGGTGGCTGCCTGCCGACACCGGCACGCGGATCACCGACCACATCTATCTGGTCGATCCGAACGGCAATCTGATGATGCGTTTTCCGAAAGACGTGAACCCGAGCAAGATCAAAGGCGACGTGACCAAGCTGCTCAAGTGGTCGACCATCGGCTGA
- a CDS encoding COX15/CtaA family protein, with product MFVLQLGLIGLCIALLPLSYVWVKADDDKFRKLVWLTTFLTLDLVMFGGFTRLTDSGLGCPDWPGCYGTSSPFIAHAAIAAAYQAMPSGPVSMTKAWIEMIHRYFAMAIGVLIIAQTLIAWTARIKRRALHVSPWWPTSLLLLIIVQGAFGAWTVTMKLQPIIVTTHLLLGLALLGTLGWLAARLTPLPAYEPETARWRAAALAGLALLVLQIALGGWVSTNYAVLACTDFPTCNGQWIPPMDFAHGFHLWRALGMTGDGDLITQDALVAIHWTHRTFAFAVIGYLVWFASKMRRFESLRRPANGVLLVVLIQFITGLSNILLQWPLPIAVAHNGGAAVLLLLLVMLNFRIAYSRPGRAAFPARDAAPA from the coding sequence ATGTTCGTATTGCAACTGGGCCTGATCGGCTTATGTATCGCGTTGTTGCCGCTGTCCTACGTATGGGTCAAGGCCGACGACGACAAATTCCGCAAGCTGGTCTGGCTCACCACTTTCCTGACGCTCGATCTCGTGATGTTCGGCGGCTTTACGCGCCTCACCGATTCGGGCCTCGGCTGCCCGGACTGGCCCGGCTGCTACGGCACGTCGTCGCCGTTCATCGCGCACGCGGCGATTGCCGCGGCCTATCAGGCGATGCCGAGTGGTCCCGTCAGCATGACGAAGGCGTGGATCGAGATGATCCACCGTTACTTCGCGATGGCGATCGGTGTGCTGATCATCGCTCAGACGCTGATCGCCTGGACGGCGCGCATCAAGCGTCGTGCGCTGCACGTGTCGCCGTGGTGGCCGACTTCGCTGCTGCTGCTGATCATCGTGCAGGGCGCGTTTGGCGCGTGGACCGTGACGATGAAGCTGCAGCCGATTATCGTCACCACGCATCTGCTGCTCGGCCTCGCGCTGCTCGGCACGCTCGGCTGGCTCGCTGCGCGCTTGACGCCGCTGCCGGCCTACGAGCCGGAGACTGCCCGCTGGCGTGCCGCGGCGCTCGCGGGCCTGGCGCTGCTGGTGCTGCAGATCGCGCTCGGTGGCTGGGTCAGCACGAACTACGCGGTGCTCGCGTGCACCGACTTCCCGACCTGCAACGGCCAATGGATCCCGCCGATGGACTTCGCGCACGGCTTCCATCTGTGGCGCGCGCTCGGCATGACCGGCGACGGCGACTTGATCACGCAGGATGCGCTGGTCGCGATTCACTGGACACATCGCACGTTCGCGTTCGCCGTGATCGGCTATCTGGTGTGGTTCGCATCGAAGATGCGCCGCTTCGAGTCGCTGCGGCGACCCGCGAACGGCGTGCTGCTGGTGGTGCTAATCCAGTTCATTACCGGGCTGTCGAATATCCTGCTGCAATGGCCGCTGCCGATCGCGGTCGCCCATAACGGCGGGGCTGCGGTCCTGCTGCTGCTGCTCGTTATGTTAAACTTTCGAATCGCTTATAGCCGTCCCGGCCGCGCCGCGTTCCCTGCGCGCGATGCCGCGCCAGCGTGA
- the cyoE gene encoding heme o synthase — MDSTTLSHTPGSRVSQYLALTKPRVTQLAVFCAVIGMFLSTPGMVPWTVLIGGTVGIWLLAGAAFAINCLVEQQIDAKMRRTSWRPSARGEITTPQILLFSAVLGGLGMWTLYTFANPLTMWLTLATFVGYAVIYTLLLKPATPQNIVIGGASGAMPPALGWAAVTGHVPGDAWILVLIIFVWTPPHFWALALYRRKDYENAGLPMLPNTHGEKYTRLHILLYTVILFAVTLMPFISGMSGVVYLAAAVLLGAVFLAYAWKIYREYSDDLARKTFRYSIVYLSLLFAALLIDHYARVVIGA; from the coding sequence ATGGACAGCACGACACTCTCCCATACACCCGGCAGCCGGGTCTCCCAATACCTCGCCCTGACCAAGCCGCGCGTCACTCAGCTTGCGGTGTTTTGCGCAGTCATCGGTATGTTCCTGTCGACGCCGGGCATGGTGCCGTGGACCGTACTCATCGGCGGCACCGTCGGCATCTGGCTGTTGGCCGGCGCCGCGTTCGCCATCAACTGCCTCGTCGAGCAGCAGATCGACGCAAAGATGCGGCGCACGTCGTGGCGTCCGTCCGCGCGCGGCGAAATCACCACCCCGCAGATCCTACTGTTCTCCGCGGTGCTCGGCGGCCTCGGCATGTGGACGCTGTACACGTTCGCCAATCCGCTGACCATGTGGCTCACGCTCGCCACGTTCGTCGGCTATGCGGTCATCTATACGCTGCTGCTGAAGCCGGCCACGCCGCAGAACATCGTGATCGGCGGCGCGTCGGGCGCGATGCCGCCGGCGCTCGGCTGGGCCGCGGTCACGGGCCACGTGCCCGGCGACGCATGGATCCTCGTGCTGATCATCTTCGTGTGGACGCCGCCTCATTTCTGGGCGCTCGCGCTGTATCGCCGCAAGGACTACGAAAACGCCGGTCTGCCGATGCTGCCGAATACGCACGGCGAAAAGTACACGCGCCTGCACATCCTGCTCTACACGGTGATCCTGTTCGCGGTCACGCTGATGCCGTTTATCTCCGGCATGAGCGGCGTCGTGTATCTCGCGGCGGCGGTGCTGCTCGGCGCCGTGTTTCTCGCGTATGCGTGGAAGATCTACCGGGAGTATTCGGACGATCTCGCGCGCAAAACCTTCCGTTATTCGATCGTCTATCTGTCGCTGCTGTTCGCGGCGCTGCTGATCGACCACTACGCGCGCGTCGTGATCGGCGCATAA
- a CDS encoding SCO family protein produces the protein MLINRFARVARAAVMACALGAALAGTLLMAGCGKQPPAFSNLDITGNTQFASDFSLPDTSGKIRTLADYKGKIVVLFFGYTHCPDVCPTTMAELSQALQQLGPQDAKRVQVLFVTVDPERDTPQLLAQYVPAFNPSFVGLRPANEEQLAKVAKDFRVYYAKVPGKTPDSYTMDHTAASYVFDTDGKLRLFARDGQGATPWVHDIKLLLD, from the coding sequence ATGCTCATCAACCGCTTTGCGCGCGTCGCGCGCGCCGCTGTGATGGCTTGCGCGCTCGGCGCGGCACTTGCCGGCACGCTGCTCATGGCCGGGTGCGGCAAGCAGCCGCCGGCCTTCTCGAATCTCGACATCACCGGCAATACGCAATTCGCCAGCGATTTCTCGTTGCCCGACACCTCGGGCAAGATCCGCACGCTTGCCGACTACAAGGGCAAGATCGTCGTGCTGTTCTTCGGCTATACGCATTGCCCGGATGTCTGCCCGACGACGATGGCCGAACTGTCGCAGGCGTTGCAGCAACTCGGCCCGCAAGACGCGAAGCGCGTGCAGGTGCTGTTCGTCACCGTCGACCCCGAGCGCGATACGCCGCAATTGCTCGCGCAATACGTGCCGGCGTTCAATCCGAGCTTCGTCGGCCTGCGTCCGGCCAACGAAGAACAGCTCGCGAAGGTGGCGAAAGACTTCCGCGTCTACTACGCGAAGGTACCGGGCAAGACGCCCGACAGCTACACGATGGACCACACGGCCGCAAGCTACGTGTTCGACACGGACGGCAAGCTGCGTTTGTTCGCGCGCGATGGCCAGGGCGCGACGCCGTGGGTGCATGACATCAAGCTATTGCTTGATTGA
- a CDS encoding YciI family protein encodes MYVINVIYTASLDRIDDALDAHRAFLAKQFDAGIFVAAGPKVPRDGGIILAVRIERDRLDRILASDPFAEQQLARYEVTEFKTTRLAPGLNLPVPV; translated from the coding sequence ATGTACGTCATCAACGTTATCTACACCGCCTCGCTCGATCGCATCGACGACGCGCTCGACGCCCATCGCGCGTTTCTCGCCAAGCAGTTCGACGCGGGCATCTTCGTGGCGGCTGGCCCAAAGGTGCCGCGCGACGGCGGCATCATTCTCGCGGTGCGTATCGAGCGCGACAGGCTCGATCGCATTCTCGCGAGCGATCCTTTCGCCGAGCAGCAGCTCGCACGCTATGAGGTGACGGAGTTCAAGACGACGCGTCTCGCGCCGGGGCTGAATCTGCCGGTTCCGGTTTGA
- a CDS encoding MetQ/NlpA family ABC transporter substrate-binding protein, producing MQRRNILKALTAVVAGATILTSFGAHADGKVIKVGTIGGPDAQIWEVVTKVAKREGLNVKVVEFNDYIQPNAALDAGDLDANSFQHQPYLDSQIKQRGYKLVNAGLTYISPLGAYSKKLKSLKDLPQGAKVAVPNDPSNENRALLLLQAQGLIKLKAGAATGGNNATPLDVADNPKKIKFVELDAAQLPRSLADVDAAVINTNFALAAGLQPTKDAIALEDIHSPYANLIAVRAKDKDQPWVKKLVAAYQSDDVRQFIKTQFKGSMVPSF from the coding sequence ATGCAGCGCAGAAACATCCTCAAAGCCCTCACCGCAGTCGTCGCCGGTGCAACGATCCTGACCAGCTTCGGCGCGCACGCGGACGGCAAGGTCATCAAGGTCGGCACGATCGGCGGCCCGGACGCGCAGATCTGGGAAGTCGTCACCAAGGTCGCGAAGCGCGAAGGCCTGAACGTGAAGGTCGTCGAGTTCAACGATTACATCCAGCCCAACGCCGCGCTCGACGCGGGCGACCTCGACGCAAACAGCTTCCAGCACCAGCCGTACCTCGATAGCCAGATCAAGCAGCGCGGCTACAAGCTCGTCAACGCGGGCCTCACGTACATCTCGCCGCTCGGCGCGTACTCGAAAAAGCTGAAGTCGTTGAAGGACCTGCCGCAGGGCGCGAAAGTCGCGGTGCCGAACGATCCGTCGAACGAAAATCGCGCGCTGCTATTGCTGCAGGCGCAAGGGCTGATCAAGCTGAAGGCAGGCGCGGCCACGGGCGGCAACAACGCGACCCCGCTCGACGTCGCCGACAATCCGAAGAAGATCAAGTTCGTCGAACTCGACGCCGCGCAACTGCCGCGCTCGCTCGCCGACGTGGATGCCGCCGTCATCAACACGAACTTCGCGCTGGCCGCCGGCCTGCAACCGACCAAGGACGCGATCGCGCTCGAAGACATCCACAGCCCGTACGCGAACCTGATCGCCGTGCGCGCGAAGGACAAGGACCAACCGTGGGTCAAGAAACTGGTCGCGGCCTATCAGTCGGACGATGTGCGCCAGTTCATCAAGACGCAGTTCAAAGGTTCGATGGTGCCGTCGTTCTAA
- a CDS encoding bifunctional helix-turn-helix transcriptional regulator/GNAT family N-acetyltransferase, with protein MTDSEALRRAQAVRHFNRFYTQCIGALHEHLARSTFSLTEVRVLHELSRARAQTASVLGRALGLDSGYLSRLLTSFERRNLITRRPSDTDARQSLIALTEHGHATYAPLDAAAIHEALGLLDRLSALSQEQLIGAMKLIERLLGDKPKHELVGLRQPRAGECGWLVHRQAQWFAAQYGWDHTFEGLLAGVVAEYAQRNDPLREKCWIAEHEGLVVGSVCLVGVSTTVAGLRLLWVEPDMRRLGIGTELLSECVRFALRAGYTKLTLTTASALVEPRRLCERAGFKLASSAAQRRFGQDLMIERWELEL; from the coding sequence TTGACAGATTCCGAGGCGCTGCGGCGCGCTCAGGCCGTCCGCCATTTCAATCGCTTCTATACCCAATGCATTGGTGCCCTGCATGAGCATCTGGCCCGCAGCACGTTCTCGCTGACGGAGGTGCGGGTGCTGCACGAGCTATCACGCGCCCGCGCGCAAACCGCATCGGTGCTCGGGCGCGCGCTCGGGCTCGATAGCGGCTATCTGAGCCGCCTGCTGACCAGTTTCGAGCGACGCAATCTGATTACGCGCCGCCCGTCGGACACCGACGCGCGCCAGTCGCTGATCGCGCTGACCGAGCACGGCCATGCGACCTACGCGCCGCTCGATGCCGCCGCCATCCACGAGGCGCTCGGCCTGCTCGACAGGCTCAGCGCGCTGTCGCAGGAGCAGTTGATCGGCGCGATGAAGCTGATCGAGCGCCTGCTCGGCGACAAGCCGAAGCACGAGCTCGTCGGGCTGCGTCAACCGCGCGCCGGCGAATGCGGCTGGCTCGTGCATCGTCAGGCGCAGTGGTTCGCCGCGCAGTATGGCTGGGATCACACGTTCGAGGGCTTGCTCGCGGGCGTCGTCGCCGAGTACGCGCAGCGCAACGATCCGCTGCGCGAGAAGTGCTGGATCGCCGAGCACGAAGGCCTGGTGGTCGGCTCGGTTTGCCTCGTCGGGGTCTCGACGACGGTTGCGGGCCTGCGCCTGCTGTGGGTCGAACCGGACATGCGGCGGCTCGGCATCGGCACGGAGCTGCTCAGCGAATGCGTGCGCTTCGCGCTGCGCGCGGGCTACACGAAGCTCACGCTGACCACTGCGAGCGCATTGGTGGAGCCGCGTCGGCTGTGCGAGCGCGCCGGATTCAAGCTGGCCAGCAGCGCGGCGCAACGCCGCTTCGGCCAGGATCTGATGATCGAAAGGTGGGAGCTGGAGTTATAA
- a CDS encoding GntR family transcriptional regulator codes for METRWSALMPDARNVTPLYLQLARNLATAIHCGVWSAGEALPSERTLSDAIGVSRITARKAIELLVEQGLIRRSRGAGSFITPRVEDPLSRLTGFTKKMQQRGFRPDSVWLERDVRAANRDELLHLGLSPGAAVTSLRRLRRADGIVMAVEHSSLPVAIVPDPLVIGDSLYSYLEQRGAAVVRALQHFRAVNASSEIAALMDLEPRTALLVITRIGYSADQRAIELTDTYCRDDYYDFVAELRT; via the coding sequence ATGGAAACTCGCTGGTCCGCATTGATGCCTGACGCGCGCAACGTCACGCCGCTCTACCTGCAGCTCGCGCGCAACCTGGCGACGGCGATCCATTGCGGCGTGTGGTCGGCCGGCGAGGCGCTGCCCTCCGAGCGCACGTTGTCCGACGCGATCGGCGTGTCGCGCATCACCGCGCGCAAGGCAATCGAGCTATTGGTCGAGCAGGGGTTGATTCGGCGCTCGCGCGGCGCGGGCAGCTTCATCACGCCGCGCGTCGAGGATCCGCTGTCGCGTCTGACCGGCTTCACGAAGAAGATGCAGCAGCGCGGTTTCCGTCCGGATTCGGTGTGGCTCGAACGCGACGTGCGCGCCGCCAATCGCGACGAGCTCCTACACCTGGGCCTGTCACCTGGCGCGGCCGTCACGAGTCTGCGGCGGCTGCGGCGCGCGGACGGCATCGTGATGGCGGTCGAGCATTCCTCGCTGCCGGTCGCGATCGTGCCCGATCCGCTCGTGATCGGCGACTCGCTGTACAGCTATCTCGAACAACGCGGCGCCGCGGTGGTGCGCGCGTTGCAGCACTTTCGGGCGGTCAACGCGTCTAGCGAAATTGCCGCACTGATGGACCTCGAACCGCGCACCGCGCTGCTGGTCATTACCCGTATCGGCTACAGCGCGGATCAACGCGCGATCGAGCTGACCGACACCTATTGCCGCGACGACTACTACGACTTCGTCGCTGAATTGCGCACCTGA
- the nagA gene encoding N-acetylglucosamine-6-phosphate deacetylase gives MLTGNILTTEGWIHGTLEYENGRIMALSGERADPSTNDAPYILPGFIDLHVHGGGGADVMEAGDAIETITRTHARYGTTSLLATTMTAPRDELMNVVAGLGKVTRVRTPGCARVLGVHLEGPYINPGKLGAQPDAAVSAVMDEVLKYLSIAPIRVVTLAPEIAGHMEIISEMAARGVRVQLGHSLGTYDDAVAALKHGACGFTHLFNAMSPLHHRNPGLVGAALAHAEYAEIIPDLLHVHPGAIRAALRAIPRLYVVTDSTSATGMPDGEYRLGSQHVTKCLGGVRLADGTLAGSTLTMDQALRNLVSIGLPIADVSHRLSRYAADYLGIEDRGRIARGAWADVVVFDRELALSATYVEGEAIVEYA, from the coding sequence ATGCTGACCGGAAACATACTCACCACCGAAGGGTGGATCCACGGCACGCTCGAATACGAAAACGGCCGCATCATGGCGCTGTCCGGCGAGCGCGCCGATCCGTCGACGAACGACGCACCGTACATCCTGCCGGGCTTCATCGATCTACACGTGCATGGCGGCGGCGGCGCCGACGTGATGGAGGCTGGCGACGCGATCGAAACGATCACGCGCACGCATGCGCGCTATGGCACCACCAGCCTGCTCGCGACGACGATGACCGCGCCGCGCGACGAGCTGATGAACGTGGTCGCCGGGCTCGGCAAGGTCACGCGCGTGCGCACGCCGGGCTGCGCGCGCGTGCTCGGGGTGCATCTGGAAGGGCCGTACATCAACCCCGGCAAGCTCGGCGCCCAGCCCGACGCGGCGGTATCGGCGGTGATGGACGAGGTGCTCAAGTATCTGTCGATTGCGCCGATTCGTGTCGTCACGCTCGCGCCCGAGATCGCCGGCCACATGGAGATCATCTCCGAGATGGCGGCGCGCGGCGTGCGCGTGCAACTCGGTCATTCGCTCGGCACCTACGACGACGCGGTCGCCGCGCTCAAGCACGGCGCATGCGGTTTCACGCATCTGTTCAACGCGATGTCGCCGCTGCATCACCGCAACCCTGGGCTCGTCGGCGCCGCGCTCGCGCACGCCGAATACGCCGAAATCATTCCCGACCTGCTGCACGTGCATCCGGGCGCGATCCGTGCCGCGCTGCGCGCGATTCCGCGCCTGTACGTGGTGACCGACAGCACGTCGGCGACCGGCATGCCCGATGGCGAATACCGCCTCGGCAGCCAGCACGTGACCAAGTGTCTCGGCGGCGTGCGTCTGGCCGACGGGACGCTCGCGGGCAGCACGCTGACGATGGATCAGGCGCTGCGCAACCTCGTTTCGATCGGCCTGCCGATCGCCGATGTATCCCACCGTTTATCGCGCTACGCCGCCGACTATCTCGGCATCGAGGACCGCGGCCGCATCGCGCGCGGTGCGTGGGCCGACGTGGTCGTATTCGACCGCGAGCTGGCGCTGAGCGCGACCTACGTCGAAGGAGAAGCGATTGTCGAATATGCTTAA
- a CDS encoding SIS domain-containing protein yields the protein MSNMLKEALASAATVAEQLKDTSRVAALAAKLAQQPRHVALTVARGSSDHAASYFASLTMSRLGVPVASLPMSVATLQQAPLQVRDQLALAFSQSGKSPDLVGTMSALRAAGALTVAAVNAPSSPLADACEWHLPLVAGPELSVAATKSYIAMLSISAQLVAHWQNDAELLGGLGTLPDALERAGRLDWSMAVKELRGVERMIVIGRGLGLAIAQEAALKLKETSGIQAEAFSSAEVRHGPMELIDRDYPLLVFAPRGPEQAGLLQLAHDMRARGARVLLAAPDDIAEASLPLVATAHAALDPIAAILSFYVMAADLAAARGRNPDAPRHLNKVTETH from the coding sequence TTGTCGAATATGCTTAAGGAAGCGCTCGCGTCCGCCGCAACGGTCGCTGAGCAGCTCAAGGACACCTCGCGCGTCGCGGCGCTCGCCGCGAAGCTCGCGCAACAGCCGCGCCATGTCGCGCTGACGGTCGCGCGCGGCAGCTCGGACCATGCCGCCAGCTACTTTGCGTCCCTGACGATGAGCCGCCTCGGCGTGCCGGTCGCGTCGCTGCCGATGTCGGTCGCGACGCTGCAGCAAGCGCCGCTGCAGGTGCGCGATCAGCTTGCGCTCGCGTTTTCGCAATCGGGCAAGAGCCCCGACCTCGTCGGCACGATGAGCGCGCTGCGCGCGGCCGGCGCATTGACGGTGGCCGCCGTGAACGCGCCGTCGTCGCCGCTCGCCGACGCGTGCGAGTGGCATCTGCCGCTCGTCGCCGGTCCCGAACTGAGCGTCGCGGCGACCAAGAGCTATATCGCGATGCTGTCGATCTCCGCGCAGCTGGTCGCGCATTGGCAGAACGACGCCGAGCTGCTCGGTGGGCTGGGTACGCTGCCCGATGCGCTGGAGCGCGCGGGCCGGCTCGACTGGTCGATGGCCGTGAAGGAGTTGCGCGGCGTCGAGCGGATGATCGTGATTGGCCGCGGCCTTGGCCTCGCGATCGCACAGGAAGCCGCGCTGAAGCTGAAGGAAACCTCCGGCATTCAGGCCGAAGCGTTTTCGAGCGCGGAAGTGCGCCATGGCCCGATGGAGCTGATCGACCGCGACTATCCGCTGCTCGTATTCGCGCCGCGCGGACCGGAGCAGGCCGGTCTGCTGCAACTCGCGCATGACATGCGCGCGCGCGGTGCACGCGTGCTGCTCGCGGCGCCGGACGACATTGCGGAGGCCTCGCTGCCGCTCGTCGCCACCGCACACGCGGCGCTCGATCCGATCGCCGCCATCCTGTCCTTTTACGTGATGGCCGCGGATCTTGCCGCAGCGCGCGGGCGCAATCCCGACGCGCCACGCCATCTCAACAAAGTCACCGAAACTCACTGA